Proteins encoded by one window of Arachis hypogaea cultivar Tifrunner chromosome 1, arahy.Tifrunner.gnm2.J5K5, whole genome shotgun sequence:
- the LOC112801114 gene encoding protein LOL1 isoform X3 codes for MPVPLAPYPTPPAPHTPPSANGQQSQLVCSGCRNLLLYPVGASSVCCAVCNAVTAVPPPGTEMAQLICGGCHTLLMYIRGATSVQCSCCHTVNLAMEGINKHHRAEVQQLNQTIYRAKLNDTETLLSWFC; via the exons ATGCCAGTTCCACTTGCTCCTTATCCAACACCACCGGCTCCACATACTCCTCCATCCGCAAATG GTCAACAGAGTCAACTTGTGTGTTCTGGCTGTAGAAACCTTTTGCTCTATCCGGTTGGAGCCTCCTCTGTTTGCTGTGCTGTTTGCAATGCAGTCACCGCCGTGCCGCCTCCCG GAACGGAAATGGCCCAGTTAATCTGTGGAGGCTGCCATACATTACTAATGTACATCCGTGGCGCAACAAGTGTCCAATGCTCATGCTGTCACACTGTGAATCTAGCCATGGAAG GCATCAACAAGCATCACAGAGCAGAAGTTCAGCAACTAAATCAAACTATATATAGAGCAAAGTTAAATGATACAGAGACTCTACTATCTTGGTTTTGCTAG
- the LOC112801114 gene encoding protein LOL1 isoform X2, which produces MPVPLAPYPTPPAPHTPPSANGQQSQLVCSGCRNLLLYPVGASSVCCAVCNAVTAVPPPGTEMAQLICGGCHTLLMYIRGATSVQCSCCHTVNLAMEANQVAHVNCGSCRMLLMYQYGATSVKCAVCNFVTSIGASTSITEQKFSN; this is translated from the exons ATGCCAGTTCCACTTGCTCCTTATCCAACACCACCGGCTCCACATACTCCTCCATCCGCAAATG GTCAACAGAGTCAACTTGTGTGTTCTGGCTGTAGAAACCTTTTGCTCTATCCGGTTGGAGCCTCCTCTGTTTGCTGTGCTGTTTGCAATGCAGTCACCGCCGTGCCGCCTCCCG GAACGGAAATGGCCCAGTTAATCTGTGGAGGCTGCCATACATTACTAATGTACATCCGTGGCGCAACAAGTGTCCAATGCTCATGCTGTCACACTGTGAATCTAGCCATGGAAG CAAATCAGGTGGCACATGTCAATTGTGGCAGCTGCAGGATGCTACTGATGTACCAATATGGAGCAACATCTGTTAAATGTGCAGTTTGCAATTTTGTAACTTCAATTGGG GCATCAACAAGCATCACAGAGCAGAAGTTCAGCAACTAA
- the LOC112801114 gene encoding protein LOL1 isoform X1: MPVPLAPYPTPPAPHTPPSANGQQSQLVCSGCRNLLLYPVGASSVCCAVCNAVTAVPPPGTEMAQLICGGCHTLLMYIRGATSVQCSCCHTVNLAMEANQVAHVNCGSCRMLLMYQYGATSVKCAVCNFVTSIGVSSNYASTSITEQKFSN, translated from the exons ATGCCAGTTCCACTTGCTCCTTATCCAACACCACCGGCTCCACATACTCCTCCATCCGCAAATG GTCAACAGAGTCAACTTGTGTGTTCTGGCTGTAGAAACCTTTTGCTCTATCCGGTTGGAGCCTCCTCTGTTTGCTGTGCTGTTTGCAATGCAGTCACCGCCGTGCCGCCTCCCG GAACGGAAATGGCCCAGTTAATCTGTGGAGGCTGCCATACATTACTAATGTACATCCGTGGCGCAACAAGTGTCCAATGCTCATGCTGTCACACTGTGAATCTAGCCATGGAAG CAAATCAGGTGGCACATGTCAATTGTGGCAGCTGCAGGATGCTACTGATGTACCAATATGGAGCAACATCTGTTAAATGTGCAGTTTGCAATTTTGTAACTTCAATTGGGGTCAGTTCAAATTAt GCATCAACAAGCATCACAGAGCAGAAGTTCAGCAACTAA